The Acidianus manzaensis genome has a window encoding:
- the glnA gene encoding type I glutamate--ammonia ligase, which produces MPSNPEEVLKFIKDNKLDWMDLQFTDVPGRLHHITIPASEFDLDSLKTGFGKLDGSSIKGFTMIYESDMVLLPVPETTTIIPWTPGVGRVITKVFWGGGKGRFERDPRFIAEEAERYQMEQGYTSFFGPELEFFIFDKLDLDVGTPQRGTGYKIYAREAPWQNSGGHLIRYKEGYYPAPPIDQLMDVRLEAVDTLQKYFGFTIEATHHEVATAGQGEIDFRFSSLADTADKVQTLKYVVKNVAAKHGMVATFMPKPMFGDNGTGMHTHFSLWTKDSKKNLMFDPTDEYAEISQIGRYIIGGILHHARALSAIVSASVNSYRRLVPGFEAPVYIAWSRSNRSAIIRVPSYYRGIEKAKRIEYRAPDPSCNPYLAFSAILMAGLDGINKKIDPGDPVDENIYHLTPEKRKQLGIKELPRSLDEALDELESDKEFLKPVFNSTILDVYIDLKRDEAKSLQMYPHPMELYYYLDS; this is translated from the coding sequence TGCAATTTACTGATGTTCCAGGAAGATTACATCATATTACTATTCCTGCTAGTGAATTTGATTTAGATTCGTTAAAAACTGGTTTCGGAAAGTTAGATGGAAGCAGTATAAAAGGATTTACAATGATCTACGAAAGTGATATGGTCCTGTTGCCTGTCCCAGAAACTACTACCATAATACCGTGGACACCTGGCGTAGGAAGAGTAATAACTAAGGTATTTTGGGGAGGAGGCAAAGGTAGATTTGAAAGAGACCCGAGATTCATCGCAGAAGAGGCAGAAAGATATCAAATGGAGCAAGGATATACTTCATTTTTTGGTCCTGAACTTGAATTCTTTATTTTTGATAAATTAGATTTAGATGTAGGAACTCCACAAAGAGGAACAGGTTACAAGATATATGCAAGAGAAGCACCATGGCAAAATAGTGGAGGTCATTTAATAAGATACAAAGAAGGATATTATCCTGCACCACCAATAGATCAATTAATGGATGTAAGATTAGAAGCTGTAGATACGTTACAAAAATATTTTGGATTTACAATAGAAGCAACTCATCACGAAGTAGCAACAGCAGGACAAGGAGAAATTGACTTTAGATTTTCATCATTAGCTGATACTGCAGATAAAGTTCAAACATTGAAATACGTTGTAAAAAACGTTGCTGCAAAACATGGTATGGTTGCAACTTTCATGCCAAAGCCAATGTTTGGAGATAATGGTACTGGAATGCATACTCATTTTAGTTTATGGACTAAAGATAGCAAAAAGAACTTAATGTTTGACCCTACTGACGAATATGCTGAAATTAGTCAAATAGGTAGATATATAATTGGAGGCATTCTGCATCATGCTAGAGCATTATCTGCAATAGTATCAGCTTCAGTGAATAGTTATAGGAGGCTAGTTCCAGGCTTTGAAGCTCCAGTATATATAGCTTGGAGCAGGTCAAATAGAAGCGCTATAATTAGAGTACCATCATACTATAGAGGTATAGAGAAAGCAAAAAGAATAGAATATCGTGCACCAGATCCATCATGTAATCCATATTTAGCTTTCTCTGCTATTCTAATGGCAGGATTAGATGGAATAAATAAGAAAATTGATCCAGGTGATCCTGTAGACGAAAATATCTATCATCTAACTCCAGAAAAAAGAAAACAACTAGGAATAAAGGAATTACCTAGATCATTAGATGAAGCATTAGATGAGTTAGAAAGCGATAAAGAATTCTTAAAACCAGTATTTAATTCCACAATACTAGACGTATATATTGATCTAAAGAGAGATGAAGCTAAATCATTACAAATGTATCCTCATCCAATGGAGTTATACTATTACTTAGACTCTTAA